In Flavobacteriales bacterium, the following proteins share a genomic window:
- the rpsJ gene encoding 30S ribosomal protein S10 — protein MSQRIRIKLKSYDHNLVDKSAEKIVKTVKATGAVVSGPIPLPTHKRIYTVLRSPHVNKKAREQFQLCSYKRMLDIYSSSSKTVDALMRLELPSGVEVEIKV, from the coding sequence ATGAGCCAAAGGATTAGAATCAAGCTGAAGTCATACGATCACAATCTCGTAGATAAATCTGCAGAGAAAATCGTTAAGACTGTTAAGGCTACAGGTGCGGTGGTTAGTGGTCCAATTCCACTTCCAACTCATAAGAGAATTTACACCGTTCTCCGTTCACCTCACGTGAACAAAAAAGCTCGTGAACAATTTCAACTTTGTTCATACAAGCGCATGTTAGATATCTACAGTTCTTCATCTAAGACTGTTGATGCGTTAATGCGTCTTGAGCTACCAAGTGGTGTAGAAGTAGAAATTAAAGTGTAA